One window from the genome of Hyla sarda isolate aHylSar1 unplaced genomic scaffold, aHylSar1.hap1 scaffold_331, whole genome shotgun sequence encodes:
- the LOC130330279 gene encoding DNA-directed RNA polymerase II subunit RPB1-like, with protein MESCYLRVVGKRVIQWASLSWAPQYTCEGDIITPWAPQYTCEGDIITPWAPQYTCGGDIITPWAPQYTCGGDLITPWAPQYTCEGDIITPWAPQYTCEGDIITPWAPQYTCEGDIITPWAPQYTCEGDLITPWAPQYTCEGDLITPWAPQYTCGGDIITPWAPQYTCEGDIITPWAPQYTCEGDIITPWAPQYTCEGDIITPWAPRYTCEGDLITPWAPQYTCEGDIITPWAPQYTCGGDIITPWAP; from the coding sequence ATGGAGTCCTGCTATCTACGTGTGGTGGGGAAACGCGTCATACAATGGGCCTCACTGtcatgggccccgcagtacacgtgtgagggagacatcatcacaccatgggccccgcagtacacgtgtgagggagacatcatcacaccatgggccccgcagtacacaTGTGGGGGAGACAtaatcacaccatgggccccacAGTACACGTGTGGAGGAGAcctcatcacaccatgggccccgcagtacacgtgtgagggagacatcatcacaccatgggccccgcagtacacgtgtgagggagacattatcacaccatgggccccgcagtacacgtgtgagggagacatcatcacaccatgggccccgcagtacacgtgtgagggagacctcatcacaccatgggccccgcagtacacgtgtgagggagacctcatcacaccatgggccccgcagtacacgtgtggaggagacatcatcacaccatgggccccgcagtacacgtgtgagggagacatcatcacaccatgggccccgcagtacacgtgtgagggagacatcatcacaccatgggccccgcagtacacgtgtgagggagacatcatcacaccatgggccccgcggtacacgtgtgagggagacctcatcacaccatgggccccgcagtacacgtgtgagggagacatcatcacaccatgggccccgcagtacacgtgtgggggagacatcatcacaccatgggccccgtaG